TTCCTACTGAAGCTTGCGCCTGAAGGATACGCCCATCTTCACCGGTGCCTTCCGTTCCTACGCGATCCCACAACCCATTGCGGAACGCCTGTACCGGAAGCAGCATATTCGCTGTCGAGGCGGTGAAAGGAATCATCCGCGCCAATAAACCCATTGCGGGATATGTTACCGCCGCTTGGTCAAGCGATAGCACTTCCCGCCAGAGCGATTTCTTGCGTGGCAGCTCAAAAACCGGGCCGGCACAACCGCCCGGACCACAATGTTTTGCCATCGTTTCCAACCAACGCGGTCCGACCCTGCAATCGGCGTCGACAAACAACACGCTGCCATTGCTTAAACCAGAGGTCGCTAAATGCATTGCGTGAAGCTTCCCATGCACATTCGCCGGCAGTTTATCAATCCGCATGCATTGAATGGGAAGGCGGGGTCGATATCGCTCGATAACATCGGGGGTCGCATCGGTCGAACGGTCGTCAACAACAATTATCTTGAAATTCGCTTTTGGGAAAGTCTGTCGTTCGAGATCTTCTAACAAACCACCGATAACACTCGCTTCATTGTGAGCAGGAACAAAAATGTGGATTGGCAATTCGGCGTCATGAGCTGGCAGTAGATTTCTTCGCCATCCGATTAGAGCTGTACACGAAATAATAGCATACACACCAATCGAATACGCAAGCCATGCCGTCCAAAGTTCACTCATTCGCTAATTCGCTTGAATTTACGGCTTTGCGCGATCCAAAGCGGGAATCCCACCAAGGCAGGAATAACTGTATTGATTACGAAAAACGGAAACGTAACCTGAGGAAGAACGTCTGCACTCATCCCGGCATATTCGCCCAGTTTCATTCCCACGACTTCGCTGATACCAAGATTGCCCGGAGTGAATGCAAGGAAACTACGGAACAGTTGTAAAGCACCGAAGATCACCGCTGCATCAAACAAACTTCCATGAAACCCGATTGCTGATAACCCGATTACAAATTGTATCATGATGGCGAAGTATTGGCAGAAACCTAACAGAATACCGATACGCCACACCTTCTTCGGCATCATTGCAAATCCGTGATACATTTCGCGGAGAAATTTCTTCGAAGTATTTGGCTCACCGGTATGTCGGGTGCGGTGGAAGACAACTTCCATGGCAACAATGTAAACCACCACAACAACGATTGATATAACAACACCCATGTTTCCAAACGTCGGAAAGAACAGAATCCCCAACGAAATCGCGCCAAACATATGCATTGGCGGCCAGAACATTAACCGATCCACCAACGATAAACCAATCGACCGCGGCGACAATTTCGGCAACAACAAAACGAGTGCCGAGTCACCGATACGTCCTGGAGTAAACGAGCCTGCGCTAAACGCCGCTAATCCAGCTTTTGCGGTTTCGCCATACTTAAGCGCAGGATTATCACAGCGCAGAAATATCCAACTACGAAGCAATTGAAAGTAGAGCTCGATAACTGTGAACGAAAACGCAAAGACCCAAGTCGCTAAACTAAAATTGTCAAGCGCGTTGTAAAGAACTTTCCATCCAACTTGGTCAACGACCAGCCATACCAAACCGATCGCTAATGGTAGCGATACGATCCATAACTTGCCTTGGATTTTATGCAGAAAATTCATCACTACACTTTACTCTTAAGAAACTCAGAATGAGTGGCTCAGACAACCCCGCAGGGCTCACATTTCGTAATCCGGTCTGAGCTTTTGTACTTCGTACGACAGACACTCTTGTCTGTCGAATTGCAAATCAACGTCAGATTACTTCGTCCAACTCAAAAAAAAAATTACCAACCCGGCTTCCGTCTCACAGTTGACCACACAATTCCCAACAACCAAAATGGAAATCCGAAAAACAGAAAGAACGGATACCACCAAATCATTTGTCCGTTGGTCGTTTTCGCAACTTTGGATAAAACATTCACCTCTAACAAGAGCAGCAGTACAGCTACCCCAGCAGCATACCAACGCTGAAACACGAATGCATCCAGAAATAAAAACATCGGTGCAATCATGATACCTGGAATTGCTAACACGCCAAACAACTTCCAGAAGAATGGATAATCCGGAGCAACCGAGTAATGTCTTCCCCGTGCCCGCCAGTAAGAACCTGTTTCACGGTCGAGTACCGCCATTGACGCTCTGCCGTTTTTCGAGACGATGCGTCCCGGCAGTTTTGCCAAACGATGTAGCAGTAAATCATCATCACCAGAAATCCGCTCGCCGATTGTGCCCCGATAACCGCCGACTTGATGGAATGCAGCGACTTGATAAGCAAATCCAGCACCGATAGCTGATAAGGGATGTTTGTTACGGATCGCGCTCCGCATAAGAAACGATTGCACCAATGCTTCTAATTTACGAATTTTTGAGCCGAGGCCGAGACCGCCGCTAAATGTATAGGATGGGACAATTGCAATCCAATTCTTCTCCCAACCGGCGAACATTTCGAGAAGCCAATCCGACTGAGGTCGGCTGTCGGCGTCCAAAGTTACCACCCATTCCGCTTTAGAAGAAAAAATCGCTTGTTCCAAAGCATTCTTCTTTGGGCTTGCATAGGGAATCGCTTCTGAGGGGTGAATAGCAAGTAATCTTCGGTTTTTGAGGTCGCGCCAAACAAAAGTTGCTAACAATTCTTTCGTTTGATCGCTTGAACGGTCGTCGATTGCGCAAAACCGGAGATTCGAACCCTTCCACTGCAAATGTTCCAAAGCAATGAACAATTCGTTGACATACTTTTCTTCATTATGACAGGGCAACAACACTTCGATTTCCGGCATATCTTCGGAAACGTGGGTTCGCTCGCGACGTATAAAGTACCCAAAGATCAACCAGCAGAAGCAGCAGAATGTAGACAACATCAACAGGATCGATAGCCCATACGTAATACTCATGGATTACCAGCCACTTTCGTTGGTTTTAAGCATCTGCTGTTGGATTTCCGTATTTTAAACATCGGCATTCAGGTTGATCAATGCCCGGAGTGGGTGTGTTGGCAAAACAATCGCCACAATCGTACGAATGTAATGAATTCATAACCATATCGGAAAACTGTGACGACTTCACAAAGTTATCGAAAACTGCTGGGATTACTGAAACCCCATAAGACTGGTTTATTCATCGGTTTGAGCTTCGCTATTGTAGCCAACAGCCTTGACGCGGTTGGACCCTATATCCTCAAACAAGCATTCGACACCATTGGAAAGGAATTCGTTTGGCTTGACTTATGGAAATGGGCGGGGCTGTTAGTCGTTCTCGCAGTGATTCGCGGCGTTTTCCGTTATCACATGCGCATGAAAGTGATCGGAGTCTCGCGGGATGCTGAGTACGACCTTCGAACGAACTATTTCGATAAGCTAATGCGGTTGCCAGCACAATTTTTCGACCGTAACCGCACAGGCGACCTAATGAGTCGCGCAACTTCTGATATCGAGAATGTCCGGCAGATGATTGGACCAGCGGTTATGTACTTAGCCAACACGATAGTGACATTACTATTCAGTATCACAATCATGTTCATGCTGGCGCCATCTCTCACACTGTATGTTTTACTACTAATTCCGATTGTTGCAGTCGTGATTGGGTGGTTAGGTCAAGAGGATTTCAAACGCACCGACGCCCTCCAAGAGAAAACCGGCGAACTGTCGGCTGCTGTACAGGAGAATCTCTCTGGTGCGCGTGTTATCCGTTCCTATGCGCAAGAGCACCGTGAAGTCGAACGACTCGATGTTCATAACCGTGAGTACTATAAGCGTGCTGTTAGCGTTTTGCGGTTTGATGGTTCATTCCAGACCGCAATGGGCATCATCTTTTCCGGTGGCTTTGTCGCTATTCTTTGGATCGGCGGTAATCAATTAGCTGATGGAAAAATTTCGCTGGGTACCTTTGTTGCCTTCACTACTTACCTCGGTTTGCTTGCTTGGCCGATGATTGCTATCGGTTGGGTGGCCAATCTTATCCAACGAGGACTTGCCTCATGGCAACGGATTATGACGATTATGGAAACGCCCGACGAACCAGACACCGGCACCGTCGATACTGCGATTACTGGCTCTGTTATGTTCAAAAGTGTTTCATTGCGATATACCGAAGATCGTGAACCGGCATTAACCAGCGTTTCATTTACTATACCGGAAGGTGGTTCCCTCGGTATTGTCGGTCGTACAGGTAGTGGAAAATCTTCTTTGGCAGCCCTCATTCCCCGGTTGTACCCGCCGACATCCGGTACTGTAGAAATCGATGGTATTCCCGTCGAAAAGTACCGGTTATCGACGTTGCGGGGTTCGATAGGATTCGTCCCGCAGGAAGCCTTTTTGTTCAGTACAACCATCGCGGGAAATATCGCATTTGCCGACCCTACCAAACCAACGGAAAGTATTGTAAAAGTATCCGAAATGTCGGCATTGTCGAACGATATCGAGCAGTTAGAAGATGGTTACAACACCTTAGTCGGTGAACGGGGAGTTACGCTTTCCGGTGGACAAAAACAGCGGACTGCCATTGCCCGTGCTTTGTTAACCGATCCAAAAATCTTGATACTCGACGATCCGCTTGCCAATGTCGATACTGCTACCGAACGCGCGATTCTTACGTCGTTAGAGCAATTTATGCGTGGTCGTACAACTATACTGATCGCCCATCGCGCCTCTACTGTCATGAATTGCGATAATGTATTGGTACTATCGAACGGGGTAGTAGTTGAATACGGATCACCGACAGTGCTTTTAGAGCGTAACGGCGAGTTTTCCGAACTATTCGAACGCCAACGCATCACCGAAGAATTAGCTGAAGTAGCGTAAAGTATCGGTAGGGGTGCAACATATCACGCCCGACTTGAAGAGTGAAATGGTAACAGGATTCAAATCCTGTTTTCGTTTCTGTTTCTATTGAACTATTCTGGAGACCTGTCGGTACCCTTTCTTATGCGGCGGTTTCCGCACCGGGTCGAGTTAAACTCGATTTCTACTTAAAAACGGCTTGGAACCCGCAACAACTTACAACTTCACCATTACAGGCAAGAGGTTAGTCACTACCCAACACTCATTCCTACAATAGCTACTCATTCGCATATTTGCGTTGTAGCAGTGGAATTGTGACAACAGTAACTACGACACAAATTCCGCCTAACACCAGCAAGGAAGTGAGCGATTCACTCAATGGCAGTCGACGCCAGAAGTAATTTTGGTATGCGAGCATCGCCCAATGATTCAACGTAAATTTTCCAATCGTCTGCAACCAACCCGGCATCAAAAATGAGGGGAACATCGATCCGCCGATAGATGACATACTGAGCGCGATGATTGTCACCAGCATCGACGCCATCTCCTCCGACTTCGCAATTGCTGCAACCAGCAATCCAACTCCAGTCACTGCGAGCACCGTCAGTACACTGATGAGAAGTAATTGCAAGGGATCGTATCCCAACTCTAAACCAAAGACTAATTTTCCAAATCCGAACATCGCATAGAGTTGCAACATTCCGAGTATGAGATGAAACAACCACTTCTCGAACAACAACGTTTGTACTGTGATTCCTGAGAGCAGTAACCGCCGTAGCGTACCCTCGCGCTTCTCTTTCAAAAGTGTTTGAGCGATAGAACCAACCGTGAATATGAGAAAGAGTACAGCGGTGCCGGCTATCGATTGCGATACCCCCGGATTCACGACTTTTTCTCCTACCAACTCCCGTACTTGAAAGAGGAACATATTCCCAAAAGGATTCATCCCTTGACCGGAGTTGCCCTTACTGCCAGTTTTCGCCGTATCCAACAACGGACGCAGAAGTTGTTGTGCGATACTCGCGGAATCGTTCGTCTTCATCCAGTGCTTGTTCAGAGTATCGAGTTGCATGTGGTAGGTTTTGCTAACCAACTCCCGCAGACCTTGATCGAATTGCAACGCTTCTGGTTTCCCGACGCTTTGCGAAGTCTGGCCAATCATCATCAAACCAAGCAATTCCGGCATCCCGGAAAACACTGTTTTTTGAATCATGCCACCGAGGATATTCGTCTCAATCGCCGCTTTCGGATCGTTCCATACCTCCAGCGCAATCTTTCCTTTTTGCACTAAAGTATCGAACGCATGTTGCGGCACCACCAAAGCGATACTGTTTTTACCGCGGGTTATTCGATTCGTTGCGATGACGCTATCGATCAGTACTTTCGCATTTCCCTCTTTCACTGAATCGACTAATTTGATCGCAGACTCTTTACGAAACTCATATTGTAGGCGTTGTGAGAATGGGGAGTGGTCTTGATCGAGATAGAGTACGCGAATGGGTTCAGCGACGTCGTTGCCACTAGAAAAGACAAAGCCGAATACCGTTGCCATAAGGATAGGCACAACAAACGTAAGCGCCAACTCACCGCGGCTGCGGAGCAATAATCGAATATCTTTTTGTAATAATGTCCACATAATATTTGATCGATAATCCGATGCTAATCCAAGTTAAATTATTCGCGTAAGCCGCGTCCGGTTAAATGCAGAAATAGCGATTCCAGTGATGGTTTGCGAATCTCCAGCGAATCGAACGGGAGTTTTCCAATTTTTTGGATTGCTTCGTTGACAGGAACAGTTAGCAGTACTTCGACTCGTTCTCCCGCTAAAGTAACCGCCCCGCATTCGGTAACTTTTGATGCGAGAGAAACTTGTTTCGCCTGCTCGGGATGGTTGGTGTGGAGAATCATTTTCATCGGTAACGGATACTGGGCGAGGATTTCCTCCTGCGACCCCTCCTCCAACAACTTCCCTTGATCGATGATTGCCATTCGGGAACAAAGCCGTTCCACCTCTTCCATATAATGAGTCGAGTACAAAACCGTGGTTCCGGATTCGACCAATTGCTCCACTAACGTTAACAGGTGGGCGCGGCTTTGGGGATCGACACCAGCGGTCGGCTCATCCAGTAAAACCAATTTCGGTTGATGGATAATGCCGCATGCGAAATTCAATCGCCGCTTCATCCCCCCGGAAAACTTCTTGACGATATCAAGTTGCCGTTCGAGTAAACCAACTGTCCGTAATAATGAGTCACAACGCTCGCTGAGTTCACTACTCGCTACCCCTTGTAATCGCCCCCAGAATCGTAAATTCTCGATCGCCGATAGCTCTTCGTACAACGCGATTTCCTGTGGAACAACGCCAATTCGTTCGTGGGATTCGGTTGCGTAATGGATGGTTCCTGAAGTAGGAGTCAGGCTGCCGCATAGCAATCGCATCAACGTGGTTTTCCCGGCACCATTGGGTCCAAGCAACCCAAAACAACATCCGACGGGAATTTCCAGCGTCACACCATCGATTGCATTCGTTGCCGCATTCCGATAACGATAACTAAGTTGTTGGAGTTCGATTGCGATATTCATTGCGAAGAATATAGTTTTCCTAACGGTAACAAAAAACATTTTCGTGTAACCAACGAAAAATATGCGCAGAAATTATTGTGAAAACCTAACATTTTTCATTCGGGACATGGTTCGTTGTATCTTAGAACGGCTGCCCGTCTCATCGAGCACCCCCCAAGTTTATTCCTTCGACGCAGCAGCGTCTTTGTCCACACGCAACGGGAGCAGAAAAGAAATGTCAAGCAACGGTCAACCGAAAAAGCTCGCCTTATGCGATCAACATATTGCGTTAGGCGGAAAGATGGTAGATTTCGCCGGTTACTTAATGCCGGTGAGTTATCCCAAAGGGATTATCGCCGAGCACCATGCGGTGCGCAACAATGTCGGAGTTTTCGATGTGTCGCACATGGGGGAATTTGAAGTTACCGGTCCCGACGCATTGTCGTGGGTCAATTCGATGGTCACTAACGACGCCGAGAAATTAGGACTGAACCAAGTCATGTACTCTGGACTTTGTTATCCAGATGGCGGTTTTGTCGACGATTTGCTGGTATACCGGTTAGCCGACAAAGTCATGTTAGTGGTTAATGCATCAAACATCAAAAAAGATTTCGCATGGCTGAAAGCTCATGTCCCCGCGACCGGCGTTACTTTCGTCGATAAGAGCGACGATTTTACACTCTTGGCAGTGCAGGGACCCCGCGCTGGTGAGTTAGTCCAGAAATTAACCAACGTCGATGTGAAACAAATCAAATACTACTGGTGCCAGCCGGGGAAAATCGCCGGGATTGACGGAATCGTTTCCCGTACCGGATACACTGGCGAATATGGCTTTGAGCTGTACTTCCCGGTCGAGCATTCGCTGCTCGTTTGGAACGAATTGTGGAAGTATGGCAAAGACTTCGGTCTGGAACCAATCGGTTTAGGCGCTCGCGACTCGCTCCGGCTTGAAATGAAACTCGCGTTGTACGGTCACGAAATCGATGCCGATCACAATCCGATCGAAGCGGGTCTAAGCTGGATCGTGAAACTCAGTAAACCGAATTTCTACGGTCGCGATTCGATGCTCAAGGCAAAACTGGAAGGAACTCCCCGATTTAATGTGGGATTCATGGTGGAAGGTCGCGCCGTTCCCCGTCCTGGAATGGTGATTCGATGCAAGGATGGCGAAACCATTGGTGTTGTTACAAGTGGAACGTGGTCGCCCACGTTGGATAAAGGTATCGGAACCGGATACGTTGCTATGGACGATTCCCCGGTTGGTACCGAAATTCAAATCGTCATTCGCGATCGCGTTGTCAAGGCGACTGTAGTAAAAACTCCGTTTGTCGTTCGAGAACAGCCAAAACCATAACTTCCGGAAGCAAACTGAAAGGGGTGTATTCGTTATGCCCCCTTCAACTGTATCACTATGAAAATTGATGTCTGTATTCTCCCCCAAGAAGCCTCAACCGAACGGATGAAAGAACATTCGGTTGCAGTAATCGATGTTCTACGCGCATCCACCACGATCCTGTTTGCGTTGGAAAATGGCGCTCGGAATGTGATTCCTACCGATGCCGTTGCCGATGCAATGGGACTTGCCCAACAATTTGAACGGGATTCGATTTTACTTTGTGGCGAGCGGGATGGTGTAAAGATTGCTGGGTTCGATTTAGGGAATTCTCCTACCGAGTACACAGTGGAAGCAGTCTCGGGAAAGACATTGGTCTATTCCTCGACCAATGGTTCTAAGACACTTTTGAAATCCCATGGCGCGAAACACTCAATTTTAGCATCCTTCAACAATCTTTCAGCAGCGGCGCGCTACCTCTTATCACAAGGGACGGACGTGACTATCGTCTGTTCGGGCAAACTGGAGCGCTTTGCATTAGAGGACGCAGTTTGCGCCGGTGTGCTGGTTACTGTTTTATGCGAACTGGTGGGCGAATCAGAATACACGCTTTCCGATGGCGCAGTTGCAGTAGCGGCATTGGCGCAACAACTGCAAGGCGATCTCCTTGCTATGCTCAAGCTTTCACAACACGGCAGCTATTTGGAGTCGATAGGTATGGGTAGTGACTTACCGATTTGTGCAGCGATTGACCGCTTCGATTTCGTGCCGGTATTTCGTGAAGGAAAAATCGAGAAGCTCCTCGTATAGAATTCCTACCTTCTACAAGTAAACGCAATCGCTCGCAATTCATCTTCCATCTCGGTACATTCCCGTTGTATCTTATCATGCAACCAATATACCTGCGTAGGAATGAGTCGTAACAACCCGAAACGTGAACTCGAGATCGAGCCACCGAAGCAAAAGCGCCGGTGGATTATTGCACTCGTCCTGATTTTCTTCGCAATCTTCTGGTCGATATCGTTAGCGACATATTCCCCGGATGACTGGCCGGAAAGCAGCGGCAGTGGCACAACTCTGAACGCTCTTGGTCCAGCGGG
The sequence above is a segment of the bacterium genome. Coding sequences within it:
- a CDS encoding glycosyltransferase encodes the protein MSITYGLSILLMLSTFCCFCWLIFGYFIRRERTHVSEDMPEIEVLLPCHNEEKYVNELFIALEHLQWKGSNLRFCAIDDRSSDQTKELLATFVWRDLKNRRLLAIHPSEAIPYASPKKNALEQAIFSSKAEWVVTLDADSRPQSDWLLEMFAGWEKNWIAIVPSYTFSGGLGLGSKIRKLEALVQSFLMRSAIRNKHPLSAIGAGFAYQVAAFHQVGGYRGTIGERISGDDDLLLHRLAKLPGRIVSKNGRASMAVLDRETGSYWRARGRHYSVAPDYPFFWKLFGVLAIPGIMIAPMFLFLDAFVFQRWYAAGVAVLLLLLEVNVLSKVAKTTNGQMIWWYPFFLFFGFPFWLLGIVWSTVRRKPGW
- a CDS encoding flippase-like domain-containing protein, yielding MNFLHKIQGKLWIVSLPLAIGLVWLVVDQVGWKVLYNALDNFSLATWVFAFSFTVIELYFQLLRSWIFLRCDNPALKYGETAKAGLAAFSAGSFTPGRIGDSALVLLLPKLSPRSIGLSLVDRLMFWPPMHMFGAISLGILFFPTFGNMGVVISIVVVVVYIVAMEVVFHRTRHTGEPNTSKKFLREMYHGFAMMPKKVWRIGILLGFCQYFAIMIQFVIGLSAIGFHGSLFDAAVIFGALQLFRSFLAFTPGNLGISEVVGMKLGEYAGMSADVLPQVTFPFFVINTVIPALVGFPLWIAQSRKFKRISE
- a CDS encoding 2-phosphosulfolactate phosphatase: MKIDVCILPQEASTERMKEHSVAVIDVLRASTTILFALENGARNVIPTDAVADAMGLAQQFERDSILLCGERDGVKIAGFDLGNSPTEYTVEAVSGKTLVYSSTNGSKTLLKSHGAKHSILASFNNLSAAARYLLSQGTDVTIVCSGKLERFALEDAVCAGVLVTVLCELVGESEYTLSDGAVAVAALAQQLQGDLLAMLKLSQHGSYLESIGMGSDLPICAAIDRFDFVPVFREGKIEKLLV
- the gcvT gene encoding glycine cleavage system aminomethyltransferase GcvT: MSSNGQPKKLALCDQHIALGGKMVDFAGYLMPVSYPKGIIAEHHAVRNNVGVFDVSHMGEFEVTGPDALSWVNSMVTNDAEKLGLNQVMYSGLCYPDGGFVDDLLVYRLADKVMLVVNASNIKKDFAWLKAHVPATGVTFVDKSDDFTLLAVQGPRAGELVQKLTNVDVKQIKYYWCQPGKIAGIDGIVSRTGYTGEYGFELYFPVEHSLLVWNELWKYGKDFGLEPIGLGARDSLRLEMKLALYGHEIDADHNPIEAGLSWIVKLSKPNFYGRDSMLKAKLEGTPRFNVGFMVEGRAVPRPGMVIRCKDGETIGVVTSGTWSPTLDKGIGTGYVAMDDSPVGTEIQIVIRDRVVKATVVKTPFVVREQPKP
- a CDS encoding ABC transporter ATP-binding protein/permease yields the protein MTTSQSYRKLLGLLKPHKTGLFIGLSFAIVANSLDAVGPYILKQAFDTIGKEFVWLDLWKWAGLLVVLAVIRGVFRYHMRMKVIGVSRDAEYDLRTNYFDKLMRLPAQFFDRNRTGDLMSRATSDIENVRQMIGPAVMYLANTIVTLLFSITIMFMLAPSLTLYVLLLIPIVAVVIGWLGQEDFKRTDALQEKTGELSAAVQENLSGARVIRSYAQEHREVERLDVHNREYYKRAVSVLRFDGSFQTAMGIIFSGGFVAILWIGGNQLADGKISLGTFVAFTTYLGLLAWPMIAIGWVANLIQRGLASWQRIMTIMETPDEPDTGTVDTAITGSVMFKSVSLRYTEDREPALTSVSFTIPEGGSLGIVGRTGSGKSSLAALIPRLYPPTSGTVEIDGIPVEKYRLSTLRGSIGFVPQEAFLFSTTIAGNIAFADPTKPTESIVKVSEMSALSNDIEQLEDGYNTLVGERGVTLSGGQKQRTAIARALLTDPKILILDDPLANVDTATERAILTSLEQFMRGRTTILIAHRASTVMNCDNVLVLSNGVVVEYGSPTVLLERNGEFSELFERQRITEELAEVA
- a CDS encoding glycosyltransferase, with the translated sequence MSELWTAWLAYSIGVYAIISCTALIGWRRNLLPAHDAELPIHIFVPAHNEASVIGGLLEDLERQTFPKANFKIIVVDDRSTDATPDVIERYRPRLPIQCMRIDKLPANVHGKLHAMHLATSGLSNGSVLFVDADCRVGPRWLETMAKHCGPGGCAGPVFELPRKKSLWREVLSLDQAAVTYPAMGLLARMIPFTASTANMLLPVQAFRNGLWDRVGTEGTGEDGRILQAQASVG
- a CDS encoding ABC transporter ATP-binding protein, yielding MNIAIELQQLSYRYRNAATNAIDGVTLEIPVGCCFGLLGPNGAGKTTLMRLLCGSLTPTSGTIHYATESHERIGVVPQEIALYEELSAIENLRFWGRLQGVASSELSERCDSLLRTVGLLERQLDIVKKFSGGMKRRLNFACGIIHQPKLVLLDEPTAGVDPQSRAHLLTLVEQLVESGTTVLYSTHYMEEVERLCSRMAIIDQGKLLEEGSQEEILAQYPLPMKMILHTNHPEQAKQVSLASKVTECGAVTLAGERVEVLLTVPVNEAIQKIGKLPFDSLEIRKPSLESLFLHLTGRGLRE
- a CDS encoding ABC transporter permease; amino-acid sequence: MWTLLQKDIRLLLRSRGELALTFVVPILMATVFGFVFSSGNDVAEPIRVLYLDQDHSPFSQRLQYEFRKESAIKLVDSVKEGNAKVLIDSVIATNRITRGKNSIALVVPQHAFDTLVQKGKIALEVWNDPKAAIETNILGGMIQKTVFSGMPELLGLMMIGQTSQSVGKPEALQFDQGLRELVSKTYHMQLDTLNKHWMKTNDSASIAQQLLRPLLDTAKTGSKGNSGQGMNPFGNMFLFQVRELVGEKVVNPGVSQSIAGTAVLFLIFTVGSIAQTLLKEKREGTLRRLLLSGITVQTLLFEKWLFHLILGMLQLYAMFGFGKLVFGLELGYDPLQLLLISVLTVLAVTGVGLLVAAIAKSEEMASMLVTIIALSMSSIGGSMFPSFLMPGWLQTIGKFTLNHWAMLAYQNYFWRRLPLSESLTSLLVLGGICVVVTVVTIPLLQRKYANE